CCATCACCGTAGTTGACAATGACCCTGTAGAACATATGTTAGTAGACGATGGTATGGGTCCTGCTTGCAATGACGTATCTACTTCTTACGATGGAGTTAAAATGCTAGTAGCCGCACAGTGCTCAAACGGCGGAACATTCAACCGAGTAAAAGCATTTCGCTGTGAATCAAACTTTTCTTATTGCCTCGATACAAATTCAGCAACTCTAGACAATGGCGGGGATAATAATGCAAGAAGTTTAACAGCGCTTTATAACACGGGGCAAGCCATGATTATCTCCGAGAATAAAACAAATGGAAGAATGAATTTCTTTACAGGTCCGCTTGGCTCTTGGACTTACTATGATATGTCAGACGTCGCAAAGTTTAATCTTGGGAATACAACTAGCATTTCACCAAGAGCTGCCTGGGATGCAACTAACAGCAAAGTAATAGTAGCCGCAAGTTATACAAGCGGATTATACTTATATTCCTTTGATAAATTTGGAAATAACCTCAATACTCCCGTTAATATTCCCGCTGCCAATATGGATCCGGGGATTATGATTGAAACTGTAACTGATACGACAAACTCTAAAGTTACTGTTACGTTCCAATACCAGCCGGTTTTAGGACAATATGCATTAGCCTTTGTTCAGTGTAATCTTGATTTAACTGGTTGCTCAGCTCCGGCTACATTTTCCAGTCTCTTAGGAAACATGGCAGATGGAAATCCGCTCTGGATTAAACATTCACAGGGCTTTATGATGCGACTACTAACAAGTTTTATTTAATCACTTCCATGGCAAATACAGAAGGAGGAGCAGATACGATTCCAAAACTCATTATCTGTAATCCAAATATGACTGGCTGCTCGGCACAAACGATTTATACTGCCAATAGAAGTGGAATTAAAACTAAAATTGCAGTTGACAATTTCAACAATAAATTATTAATCTTAGCCTACGATTCAACACAAAGCTATTCTGTTGAACTCAATAGATGCAGTCTAACAGGTACAGGCTGCACGAGAAAGAACTTAACAGGAAGTTTTGGAATGAACATAGGAAGTAATATCGCGAATCCATTCATCGATACGGTGAATAAAAAACTTAGATTTGTCGCGATCAACAATGCAAGCGGTGGAGTTCTGTCGATGTTCTCCATGCTGCTCTATATCGACTAACGGATGTTAGACTTATGAAAAAGAATTTATTAAAATCATTTATGGACTTAACTAAAAATCGTCACCCCGAAGCACTCAAAGGACGACAAAAATCAATGAAGTTTCGTATTAGAATATTTCAGCACAACAGCTTTCTTCCGCTGACCTTTCTATTAGTATTTTCATTATTACAAAATTGTAGTGAATTGAGCTTTCGTTCAGATCCTCTTTCTATGACTTTGGTAAAATACGAAAATCGCTCTTCAAATAAATATATGTTTCTTGCTCATGAAGGGGATGATTGTCATTTGCTTCGTCATAAGAGAATTCATAATTTCTTTTTTTTCTTCCCGCTTAATAGTTTTTCCAAAGAAGAGCTCCAAGAGATTTCACAACAAAAAATGATTCGTTATAAAAACATTATGCGACTCGGAGATTTTGCTTGGACTTTCTTTTTACTTCCTGCGACAGTTCTCACCTACTCTATTGAAGTCGAGACATGCAATACAGGAATGGTAGCGGTCACAAGAAAAGATCCTTTGTATTTAGAATCGCTGAAAAACAATAAAGGAAATTCATCTAAAGAAGAAAGTGTTGCTGTTTTAGACAAAGACACCCCGAATAAAAAAGCAAAATCTCGTATTCAAGAAAAAAGCATTAACCCAAATCCTAATTCCGATACAACCTCTTCCGGAGACAAAGAATCATTAGACGCTAGAAGCACAAAAGAAGAGCCAGAGCAGAATAACTATAGTGATACAACTGACAGTCGTAATAAGAAACAAAATCGTGAATCAGAAGATTCTCGAAGTGCGTATAGCAATAATTATAAAAAAGAAAATCGCTCTATAGACGATAGTCGCAATACGAATGACCCAGTCATTGACAATCGAAATGCAAGGGATTTTCGCGACAGTAAAGATTCCCGTGAATCCAAAGAAAGTCGTTATTCCAAAGAAGACCGCGATAATAAAAGTAACAGTTACACAAACGATAGCCGCAATGCAAAAGAAAATCTAAACACAGAAGAAGCGAGCAATCAAAAGCCAGAAGTAAAAAAGAAAAAGAAAAAAAAGGGAATCATTTCTAATTCCATGCCTACAGAGGTAGATCCGAATTTGCCACCGGAAGATGTATGGAATTCCGCTGTTGTAGCTGATGAGACTACTATTGATTTGCCCGAAATCAAAGAAGACTTTAATCCTGAAGTATACAAGCTAGATGGAACGCTTCCCATTATCTGGAATTATAAAAATTCAATCACGAATCGTATCAACGAAAACGTAAAACCATTCTCAATTCTATTCGGTAAAAACGAAACAGACCTCACAGAAGACGAAGAGAAAAAACTAGATGCATTTGCCAGCGAATACTTAGAAAGCTATGCAACTAGTAAAATACTTTTAATCGGTCACTCCGAATGGGCAAAGGGAAAAGGAGTCAAACTCACATTATCCCAATACCGCGCCGAATCAGTTAGAAATTATTTAATAGAAAAAAAAGTCCCTACTGAAAATATCCTTCTAACCTTCTCCGGCGGCTTATGGGGAGAAACCAACGAAAAGAAAATGGGAAAAGAATTTTCTAGAAGAGTGGATATAGTGTTTTTGTATTAGTTAGCGGATACAGCGAACGTCACCTATTAAATACAAATAGCCTTGGCCTTCTTGGCTTTGAATATAATAGTCTTTAGAAACACTGCAAATACCACCAATTGTATATGCTCTCGATCGCTTTTCCTTTGAATAATCAGGGGGTACTGTCCAATACATGCAACCATCTTTTTCCCATGACTTAGTTAAACCCGATTCATACGCTGCCTTCAACTCTTCTCCAGTCGGCAGTCTTGCTCCAATACTTGCACAATATTCAACTGCATCATACCAAGGTCTTCTTCCAGAGTATTCAATCCAGACCCCAGACGATGTCTTTGAAGAAATACTTTTCGAAACTTGATTTGTATCGCTCAATGAACCATTCTTAACCACTTCCGAAACTTCTTTCTTAGAGTAGACATTAGCCGCTCCGTTTGAGTCTACTACAACTAACGAATCTTTAATAGCAACTGCTTTTACTTTTTCTAATACTTTGCCATTTTTTAATTTTACAGAATCATTAAATCCTACTTCTTGTGAAAACAAAGATGTGGCTAATAGGGTTATTCCCAAAATGATTATATTAATTCTATTCATTGTTATTCCTTACTATCAGATTTCTAATTAAAAAATATGAGTTTTATAAAGACAATCTTTTTTATTAGTTATGAATTACTACAAATAAGATAGGTAAAATAGAATACTGTCAAGAATCAGACATGCTTTATATAGAACTTTCGGATAAAGTATCTAAACATCAAAAAGAAATGATGAAAGATTTTGTAATCGATACAGATGAATTGGGAAATATCGTTGGTATAGAAATTGAACATGCGAGCAAACATGTAAATATCAATCAAATTATCACAAAAAATATCAAAGAGGTCTTTTCGGTATTAAGTGCTGCCTAATCTAAAGATTCAGGGTTAAGTCTCTACTGTATCCCACTTCAGTTCAATCTCTACCCCAAGGGTGTGGGTTAATCCACGCCCTTGGGGAAATAATATTACAATCGTGGTAGCGTTAAGCAATTTTTCTTTTTTTAGATTTAGATGCTTTGCCTTTTTTATTTCTAAGATCCATTGCAAGTTTGCTAATTTCTGTAGCTGTCTTTCCTTTCCATAAATCTCTTTGCCATTCTGTATAATCAAAAGGCTCTCTTTGGATTAACGCTACAAACTTTTCGGCTTCCACCATTCCAAGATTTTTAATTAAAACTTTCATTCCTTGCGATTTTATTTCTGTATCAGTATGCAATTTATTTTTCATTGGTTTTATTTTAAATGATTCATATAATTACCTATTGAATAGTTGTGAATACAGTAGATTGATTTTAAGCCACATTCTTCTTCTTGATTTGTGCTTCCTGTCGTATAAGCCATTCCAAATAGCGTCTAATCGTTATTCGCTTTTTAAGATCATACGTCTCAAAGTATTCCTCGAAAAAATAATCACGAAATTCAGGAGGATAAGAATATTCTTTGCCTTCATCATATTCAGTAATCCAATCTTCTCCCCCTTTTTCGATAATCTCAAAATTTTCAGGAGTATAAAGATATGGCTCGCCGACATCGCTAAGGATTCGATAGGAGTCCGATTCAATTCCAATTACGCGATAAATATTTCCGACAGAAAGAGATTCTTGCGATTTTGTAAGTTTAACTTTCATATTAATCTAAGGGGACTGTTTTTATTTCAAACTTTCCATTTGCATTTTCATACCAATGGTATTCGAACCTACGCCCATTTTTATCTAATAATACTTCGCTGCTTTTTTTAATCCAGTCCTTTTTTTGACCCCCATACTGATTTAGCAGTCGATCAATATCTTTGATTCTATAATGATTTCCATTTTCTGTTAAACTAGTATTATCTTGATTCATTTTCTTCATCTCAGAATAACTTAATTTTTGATTAGTCTATTTTCAAAGAAGTTATAAATAGGTCAAGGGAAATTTCCTTCACGCAATTCTCAACCCTCTCGCATAGCCTTATCAGATTTATTTCCTTTGCTAAGTAGGAGATAATATCCGTTGTCTCCTTCTCGTTTACGAAGTAAAGTGAGGGGCGGACGTTCCACCGTTAGAAAAATCAAAACTAAACAGGGAAACCTTAAAACTAAAAGCTTAAAATAGAAAACTTCATTTAAAAAATAAAAAACTTAATTGAAGAAAAATAAAATTTGATTGAAAATAAGGAAAACTTCATTGAAGATTTTTAAAATTTCAATGAAAAAAAGTAAAACTTCAATGAAGTTTATGATTTTTAAAGGCTAAAATACCTTACGCTAAGTTATCTTTATTTTTTCTAGTAGCTCACCCTGACGGGTTTCTGTTCCAAAAATATTTTTAACTACGATTTTGTAGCTGTCCGAGGTTATATCATTTGGAATTTTGAAGCCGATTTGGCTGCTTGTGATATTGGAATATTCTGTTACTCGTTTTTCAACTCCATTTTTCACAAAGAAAACTCCAAGGGATTTTTCCCTTTCAGAAAAACGCAATTTAGAACCCTTTAGGATAAGTAAATCTCCTGCGAGGTATTTTCCATTTTCCCTTGAGCAATTTTTTATGGATTTTAAACTGGGCTGCGGATTGGAGCGGTTAATTCTTGTTACCTTTGCCAATTTACTTACTCGCTTTTCCATGCCTAAATTCGGAGCCACAGAAATTTCAATCCAATGTTTTTTGTTTGAATAAGATTCATCTGGCTTTTTGAAATTTCCCTTCACCTGCGGGCGCAGTGTGCAAAAGCCTAGATTAACACTTCTTCCATTGGTAAGATGTTCTGTGCAAACTCTCTCGATATTTTTTAATACCGCAATTACATCTGGCTCTGTAACTGTCGAGCCATAGGCAATATCTTTTATGACTAACTCTAAAGAAGTATTTCCCTCTTGAATCGTTTTCGGGAAATAAGGAGACTTATCCCCACTTACAAGATTACTTTTAACTAAATGAAATCGAATCACTTTAAAACTATGCCATTTTCCACAGAGCCTCTATGGCAAGGTAACAAGCATTATCCTCTAGGATGATGCTTTTTGTGAACTTCTTTGAGAGATTTGTTTGCCATCTGTGTGTAAATCTGCGTTGTGGAAATGTCGATATGACCAAGCAATTCCTGAACAGATCTAAGGTCTGCGTGATTCTCAAGTAGATGAGTCGCAAACGAATGACGTAGAGTATGCGGAGTAACCTTCTTTTGAATGCCTGTGCGTTTGATGTAAAGATTGAGCAAACGCCATACTGATTTGCGATTAATGAAAGAGCCTTTCTTGGATACGAAAATATAATCACATTTACGAGTCTTTAAAATCTCGGGACGACTCTTCTCTAGATACTTGCGGATAATATTCATTGCCTTTTCCCCGAAAGGAACAAGTCGCGCCTTACCGCCCTTACCCTCAATTGCAATTGCCATATTAT
The Leptospiraceae bacterium genome window above contains:
- a CDS encoding DUF4469 domain-containing protein, producing MIRFHLVKSNLVSGDKSPYFPKTIQEGNTSLELVIKDIAYGSTVTEPDVIAVLKNIERVCTEHLTNGRSVNLGFCTLRPQVKGNFKKPDESYSNKKHWIEISVAPNLGMEKRVSKLAKVTRINRSNPQPSLKSIKNCSRENGKYLAGDLLILKGSKLRFSEREKSLGVFFVKNGVEKRVTEYSNITSSQIGFKIPNDITSDSYKIVVKNIFGTETRQGELLEKIKIT
- a CDS encoding OmpA family protein translates to MKKNLLKSFMDLTKNRHPEALKGRQKSMKFRIRIFQHNSFLPLTFLLVFSLLQNCSELSFRSDPLSMTLVKYENRSSNKYMFLAHEGDDCHLLRHKRIHNFFFFFPLNSFSKEELQEISQQKMIRYKNIMRLGDFAWTFFLLPATVLTYSIEVETCNTGMVAVTRKDPLYLESLKNNKGNSSKEESVAVLDKDTPNKKAKSRIQEKSINPNPNSDTTSSGDKESLDARSTKEEPEQNNYSDTTDSRNKKQNRESEDSRSAYSNNYKKENRSIDDSRNTNDPVIDNRNARDFRDSKDSRESKESRYSKEDRDNKSNSYTNDSRNAKENLNTEEASNQKPEVKKKKKKKGIISNSMPTEVDPNLPPEDVWNSAVVADETTIDLPEIKEDFNPEVYKLDGTLPIIWNYKNSITNRINENVKPFSILFGKNETDLTEDEEKKLDAFASEYLESYATSKILLIGHSEWAKGKGVKLTLSQYRAESVRNYLIEKKVPTENILLTFSGGLWGETNEKKMGKEFSRRVDIVFLY
- a CDS encoding DUF2283 domain-containing protein gives rise to the protein MLYIELSDKVSKHQKEMMKDFVIDTDELGNIVGIEIEHASKHVNINQIITKNIKEVFSVLSAA